The region CAGTTTCAAATATTACATCACCGTATACATTGCAGAAGGATACGAAAGGGGAAGAAAGTTTTATGCAAACAAAAACGCCATTTACATTTGAGGAGTTTTTCAAACAGAACCGGGACCGGATTCGCTACCACATCCGGGATCTGCACATCCAAGACCCGCACAACACGTTCTTCGTGGAAGGGTTGTACACCATGTGGCTTGCTTACAAACGGTACAGGCCAGACGAAGGACCGATGGCAACATACTTCAACACCGCCATCCGCAACCGGTTGCTGGAGCTGCACAAGCGGGAAGCAGGGGAAAACACAGCGACATCTCTTAGCGCTCTAACTATTACGTAATTAATTTTTATTTAACATACCATATGTAAGTAAAAAGCCTAAGATACAGGAACTTAAATCCTCTCCCTAGGCTTTATTGTGAGCTCCCTATTTTTCCATGTCTGCTACTAATCGACCAGTCACTTTATTATCTTCTAACATCTGAATACCTTTAGGGATTTCATCAAAAGAAATCTTAGTTATTTTAGGACTTACTTTGCCGCCCGCAAATAATTCATATATTTCTTCTATATCTTGTTTAGTACCACCGTTACTTCCAACGAGTGTTGCTTGTTTTGTGATTAATGAAGTAACATTTAGAGTTGTTTCCAGTTTGCCCATACCGACAAGAACTACTTTTCCTTTGAATTTAACAGTTTCCAGAGCTTCCCGCGTTGTTACGCCAAATCCAGCATAATCAACAATAACTTCAGGTTCAAACTGTTCAATTTCTTTTACATTTTCATAGACTCCTGCTGCACCCAATTCTTTGGCTAATTCACGGGCTTTTGGATTTAAATCAACTGCATATACAGTAGCTCCTTTTGCGACAGCAGCTTGTAGGGCAATTTGACCCAATCCACCAATACCAATCATCCCGACTGTCATACCTTCTTTTATGCCGCCTTTGTTAAAAGCAGCGTGATAAGAAGTCATTCCTGCATCGGTACCTGCAGCTGCTTGGGCAAATGAAACGCCATCAGGTATCTTCACTAAGTCCTCAGCCGGTGCTAAAACTTTTGTGCCGAATCCTCCATCATATGCATAACCTGGAGCTTGTCCACTCGGGCCAGTAGGACAAACAGCTACTTGGTCACCAACTTGATAGTCTGTTATACCTTCACCAACTTCACTTATAACACCTGCAACCTCGTGCCCCATAATAACAGGTAGGTCACCAAGTAATGCTTTCCAACCTGGATCTCTTAATACACCAACATCAGAATGACAGATCCCTGCTACCTTCGTATCGATTACAACTTTTCCGGCATCAACCTTTGGATCTTCTTTTTCCGCAAGTTCCAAAGGTTTATTTGTTTCAACAAACTGCCAACCTTTCATGATGATTCCTCCCTGATTGTAATTTTA is a window of Virgibacillus ihumii DNA encoding:
- a CDS encoding zinc-binding dehydrogenase, yielding MKGWQFVETNKPLELAEKEDPKVDAGKVVIDTKVAGICHSDVGVLRDPGWKALLGDLPVIMGHEVAGVISEVGEGITDYQVGDQVAVCPTGPSGQAPGYAYDGGFGTKVLAPAEDLVKIPDGVSFAQAAAGTDAGMTSYHAAFNKGGIKEGMTVGMIGIGGLGQIALQAAVAKGATVYAVDLNPKARELAKELGAAGVYENVKEIEQFEPEVIVDYAGFGVTTREALETVKFKGKVVLVGMGKLETTLNVTSLITKQATLVGSNGGTKQDIEEIYELFAGGKVSPKITKISFDEIPKGIQMLEDNKVTGRLVADMEK